In a genomic window of Myxococcales bacterium:
- a CDS encoding 2-isopropylmalate synthase codes for MSTQQSSDELAERDLIYDWNAQDKVGSLSPKRKVTFLDETLRDGIQSPSVVDPTIDDKLRLIDLASGLGIHYIDIGLPGAGRRAIEDCTTIAEHARDAGLPIKLACAARTHVNDVQAVIDISQKVGVEIEVLTFIGSSPIRQYAENWDLARMLQLSADAIDLGRRYDLPVAYVTEDTTRSRPEVLSKLFANAVDHGAHRLIVCDTVGHATPDGIRHLLRFTRNLLDGMGRPDVGIDWHGHNDRGLGVVNSIFAIEYGADRIHGTALGIGERVGNAALDQILLNLALLGELPDQDLSKLLLWCRTAAKATHVPIHVQYPLAGGDAFRTATGVHAAAIIKAEKKGHAWLADRIYSGVPAGRFGREQEIEVGHYSGESNVVYWLRKRGIDPTPDLVAAVFGAAKRGNRVLTDDEIHQIVKEQRGA; via the coding sequence ATGTCCACGCAGCAGTCCTCCGACGAACTCGCCGAGCGCGACCTCATCTACGACTGGAACGCCCAGGACAAGGTCGGATCGCTGTCGCCCAAGCGCAAGGTGACGTTCCTCGACGAGACGCTCCGCGACGGGATCCAGTCGCCGTCGGTGGTCGACCCGACGATCGACGACAAGCTGCGGCTGATCGATCTCGCCAGCGGCCTCGGCATCCACTACATCGACATCGGCCTGCCCGGCGCCGGGCGGCGCGCGATCGAGGACTGCACGACGATCGCCGAGCACGCCCGCGACGCCGGCCTGCCGATCAAGCTCGCGTGCGCGGCCCGGACCCACGTCAACGACGTCCAGGCCGTGATCGACATCTCGCAGAAGGTCGGCGTCGAGATCGAGGTGCTGACGTTCATCGGCAGCTCGCCGATCCGGCAGTACGCCGAGAACTGGGACCTGGCGCGCATGCTCCAGCTGTCGGCCGACGCGATCGATCTCGGCCGCCGCTACGACCTGCCGGTGGCGTACGTCACCGAGGACACGACCCGGTCGCGGCCCGAGGTGCTCTCGAAGCTGTTCGCGAACGCGGTCGACCACGGCGCCCACCGGCTGATCGTGTGCGACACCGTCGGCCACGCCACGCCCGACGGCATCCGGCACCTGCTGCGGTTCACGCGCAACCTGCTCGACGGCATGGGCCGGCCCGACGTCGGCATCGACTGGCACGGCCACAACGATCGCGGGCTCGGCGTCGTCAACTCGATCTTCGCGATCGAGTACGGCGCCGACCGCATCCACGGCACCGCGCTCGGCATCGGCGAGCGGGTCGGCAACGCCGCGCTCGATCAGATCCTGCTCAACCTGGCGCTCCTCGGCGAGCTGCCCGACCAGGACCTGTCGAAGCTGCTCTTGTGGTGCCGGACCGCGGCCAAGGCGACCCACGTGCCGATCCACGTCCAGTACCCGCTCGCCGGCGGCGACGCGTTCCGGACCGCGACCGGGGTCCACGCCGCCGCGATCATCAAGGCCGAGAAGAAGGGCCACGCCTGGCTCGCCGACCGCATCTACTCGGGCGTGCCGGCTGGCCGGTTCGGCCGCGAGCAGGAGATCGAGGTCGGGCACTACTCGGGCGAGTCGAACGTCGTCTACTGGCTGCGCAAGCGCGGCATCGACCCGACGCCCGATCTCGTCGCCGCGGTGTTCGGCGCGGCGAAGCGGGGGAATCGCGTGCTCACGGACGACGAGATCCATCAGATCGTGAAGGAGCAGCGCGGCGCGTGA
- a CDS encoding WYL domain-containing protein gives MAKPRKTRPKAGRPSGRRVAGGGDDDGGGRGDRSKRLLDLVMLLLRARTPVTYREVREQFPGYQTANVEAGLRAFERDKADLLELGVPIRYITPEEDDSLEDGGYVIDLKRFRLPEVRLTADEVSALVLAASVARAIPGGAYPKVVDLALRKLAFDMPDRPDTPIELFETGRAPSPVLVHFPPVRAAAAEAIGEAFATLEASTRFRKRVTMTYQAAGSGSTSRREVDPYGLVYREGAWYLVGWCHLRREIRSFRVDRIHDAAMAPKPKSPDFERPAGFDVRTFVNRSPWTFTTEPVEEVVLELSALAADTANEDFGPTATKAAVDGVVTVTFPCGNPEFAVSRVLAAKGAIAVRQGPRLRQRLADELAAVAARYEA, from the coding sequence GTGGCCAAGCCTCGCAAGACCCGCCCGAAGGCCGGGCGCCCGTCCGGGCGCCGGGTGGCCGGCGGCGGTGACGACGACGGCGGCGGCCGGGGCGATCGCAGCAAGCGCCTGCTCGACCTGGTCATGCTGCTCTTGCGCGCGCGCACGCCGGTCACGTACCGCGAGGTCCGCGAGCAGTTCCCCGGCTACCAGACCGCGAACGTCGAGGCCGGGCTGCGCGCGTTCGAGCGCGACAAGGCCGACCTGCTCGAGCTGGGCGTGCCGATCCGCTACATCACGCCCGAGGAGGACGACTCGCTCGAGGACGGCGGCTACGTCATCGACCTCAAGCGCTTCCGGCTGCCCGAGGTCCGGCTCACCGCCGACGAGGTCTCGGCGCTGGTGCTCGCGGCCAGCGTGGCCCGCGCGATCCCGGGCGGCGCCTACCCCAAGGTCGTCGATCTGGCGCTGCGCAAGCTCGCCTTCGACATGCCCGACCGCCCCGACACGCCGATCGAGCTGTTCGAGACCGGCCGGGCGCCGTCGCCGGTGCTGGTCCACTTCCCGCCGGTGCGCGCGGCCGCGGCCGAGGCCATCGGCGAGGCGTTCGCGACGCTCGAGGCGTCGACCCGGTTCCGCAAGCGCGTGACGATGACCTACCAGGCCGCGGGCTCGGGCTCGACGTCGCGGCGCGAGGTCGATCCCTACGGCCTCGTCTACCGCGAGGGCGCCTGGTACCTGGTCGGCTGGTGCCATTTGCGGCGCGAGATCCGCAGCTTCCGGGTCGATCGCATCCATGACGCGGCGATGGCGCCCAAGCCCAAGAGCCCCGACTTCGAGCGGCCCGCGGGCTTCGACGTGCGCACCTTCGTCAACCGGTCGCCGTGGACCTTCACGACCGAGCCGGTCGAGGAGGTCGTCCTCGAGCTGTCGGCGCTCGCCGCCGACACCGCCAACGAGGACTTCGGCCCGACCGCGACCAAGGCCGCCGTCGACGGGGTCGTGACCGTGACGTTCCCGTGCGGCAACCCCGAGTTCGCGGTGTCGCGCGTGCTGGCCGCCAAGGGCGCGATCGCGGTGCGCCAGGGCCCGCGCCTGCGCCAGCGCCTGGCCGACGAGCTGGCCGCGGTCGCCGCGAGGTACGAGGCGTGA
- the serC gene encoding 3-phosphoserine/phosphohydroxythreonine transaminase gives MTRTWNFSAGPAVLPEAVLRRAQAALWDLDDSGIGVLEHSHRGPEFMAVQARAERLVRELAAVPDDHDVLFMQGGASTQFFMVPMNLLDGGTADYCDTGVWSAKAIAEARRFGEVHVACSSEASQHTTIPGADATAWSASPRYAHYTSNNTIYGTQWAAPPAPPADVPLVCDASSDIFSRPIDVARHGLIYAGAQKNLGPSGVTLVIVAKALVARGRRDLPTMLQYRTFADHGSMFNTPPTFGIYVLAEVLTWIKTLGGLAAMAERNRAKAAILYDELDRSPLFRGVVHADARSHMNVTFRSPTPALDAAFIAAATARGLSGLAGHRSVGGMRASLYNAMEADGVRALVAFMREFAADHPR, from the coding sequence ATGACGCGGACGTGGAACTTCTCGGCGGGCCCGGCGGTGTTGCCCGAGGCGGTGCTGCGGCGCGCCCAGGCCGCGCTGTGGGATCTCGACGACAGCGGCATCGGCGTGCTCGAGCACAGCCACCGCGGCCCCGAGTTCATGGCGGTCCAGGCGCGCGCCGAGCGGCTCGTGCGCGAGCTGGCGGCGGTGCCCGACGACCACGACGTGCTGTTCATGCAGGGCGGCGCGTCGACGCAGTTCTTCATGGTGCCCATGAACCTGCTCGACGGCGGCACCGCCGACTACTGCGACACCGGGGTGTGGTCGGCCAAGGCCATCGCCGAGGCCCGGCGGTTCGGCGAGGTCCACGTCGCGTGCTCGAGCGAGGCGTCGCAGCACACGACGATCCCGGGCGCCGACGCGACCGCGTGGTCGGCGAGCCCGCGCTACGCCCACTACACCAGCAACAACACGATCTACGGCACCCAGTGGGCCGCGCCGCCGGCGCCGCCGGCCGACGTCCCGCTGGTGTGCGACGCGTCGTCGGACATCTTCAGCCGGCCGATCGACGTCGCCCGCCACGGGCTGATCTACGCCGGCGCGCAGAAGAACCTGGGCCCGTCGGGCGTGACCCTGGTGATCGTCGCCAAGGCGCTGGTCGCGCGCGGCCGGCGCGATCTGCCGACGATGCTCCAGTACCGGACCTTCGCCGACCACGGCTCGATGTTCAACACGCCGCCGACGTTCGGCATCTACGTCCTGGCCGAGGTGCTGACCTGGATCAAGACCCTGGGCGGGCTCGCGGCGATGGCCGAGCGCAACCGCGCCAAGGCGGCGATCCTCTACGACGAGCTCGATCGCTCGCCGCTGTTCCGCGGCGTGGTCCACGCCGACGCGCGCTCGCACATGAACGTGACGTTCCGGTCGCCGACGCCGGCGCTCGACGCCGCGTTCATCGCCGCGGCCACGGCCCGCGGCCTGTCGGGCCTGGCCGGCCACCGCTCGGTCGGCGGCATGCGCGCCAGCCTGTACAACGCGATGGAGGCCGACGGCGTGCGCGCGCTGGTCGCGTTCATGCGCGAGTTCGCGGCCGACCACCCGCGCTAG
- a CDS encoding WYL domain-containing protein codes for MSARDVAGKLRRLLFVVPYVAKHPNGVAVEDLAKKLGVDRDEMLADLELLTQVGPPDGDPGEYLLVSVEDGRVFIDLAHRLTRPLRLTPAEGCSLLLGIRALRGSGIAPFDASMESAEKKLLGALGRDAGEAETLATGTVVAEPDQLIAGHLRRLVTAARRHVTVEIDYISASRHQAARRRVDPYGIVHHAGEWYVVGHCHARGDVRTFRIDRIAALADTIERFAPPVDFDLETYRRERLYVPSADAVTVRVHLDPLAVTRVGANWPVGEVTTQDDGAAEILIDCEGFEWVTGWVLGLGRHAWIVGPDDARAAMRERIARVRAAL; via the coding sequence GTGAGCGCGCGCGACGTCGCCGGCAAGCTGCGGCGCTTGCTGTTCGTGGTCCCGTACGTGGCCAAGCACCCGAACGGGGTCGCGGTCGAGGACCTCGCCAAGAAGCTCGGCGTCGATCGCGACGAGATGCTGGCCGACCTCGAGCTCCTGACCCAGGTCGGCCCGCCCGACGGCGATCCCGGCGAGTACCTGCTGGTGTCGGTCGAGGACGGGCGCGTCTTCATCGACCTGGCCCACCGCCTGACCCGGCCGCTGCGCCTGACCCCGGCCGAGGGCTGCTCGCTCTTGCTCGGCATCCGCGCGCTGCGCGGCAGCGGCATCGCGCCGTTCGACGCGTCGATGGAGTCGGCCGAGAAGAAGCTGCTCGGCGCGCTCGGGCGCGACGCCGGCGAGGCCGAGACCCTGGCCACCGGCACGGTCGTGGCCGAGCCCGACCAGCTCATCGCCGGGCACCTGCGGCGCCTGGTCACCGCCGCGCGCCGCCATGTCACCGTCGAGATCGACTACATCAGCGCGTCGCGGCACCAGGCCGCGCGCCGCCGGGTCGATCCCTACGGCATCGTCCACCACGCCGGCGAGTGGTACGTCGTCGGGCACTGCCACGCCCGTGGCGACGTGCGCACGTTCCGCATCGATCGCATCGCCGCGCTGGCCGACACGATCGAGCGGTTCGCGCCGCCGGTCGACTTCGATCTCGAGACCTACCGGCGCGAGCGCCTGTACGTGCCGTCGGCGGACGCCGTGACCGTGCGCGTGCACCTCGATCCGCTGGCGGTGACCCGGGTCGGCGCGAACTGGCCGGTCGGCGAGGTGACGACCCAGGACGACGGCGCCGCCGAGATCCTGATCGACTGCGAGGGCTTCGAGTGGGTGACCGGCTGGGTGCTCGGCCTGGGCCGGCACGCCTGGATCGTCGGCCCCGACGACGCCCGCGCCGCGATGCGCGAGCGGATCGCCCGGGTCCGCGCGGCGCTATGA
- a CDS encoding PilT/PilU family type 4a pilus ATPase → MAAIDSLLRVMSLRGAEAMIVSTGQVPTLRRGGQAEPMAMPPIDPVMVLAFVDELVPGPGRAALDDKGSAEITHAVGADAYAIAIERTTVGFRLLVRPTRPLLAVAVAPPTSPPRSRPPTPAPHAVGPTVTPIIAPPPPAAPAARTSARSADATPLLAAIEHAAARRASDLLLSSGLPPRARIDGDLIELDDAAPDDAALLALVAHLGGDGAAAELTRDGAVDFGATVGDTRVRGHGFQHERGLAVAIRVLRTDVPSMTSLGLPEDLTSLIGHRSGLVLIAGPTGSGKSTTLVALVAHLNHTRARHVITLEDPIEFLHAPDRCLIHQREIGRHAASFATGLRAALREAPDVIVVGELRDPETIAIAATAAETGHLVLGTVHAAGAGGAIDRLIDAYPPHQQAQARSQLAATLRCVVTQYLLPARSGGRAVAIERVPITTAVAALIRNDDLQMLGTHVQTGRDAGMVPLERSLARLVRAGVVEPALARATAIDLDYLERAIKS, encoded by the coding sequence ATGGCCGCGATCGACTCGCTCCTGCGCGTGATGTCGCTGCGGGGCGCCGAGGCGATGATCGTGTCGACCGGCCAGGTGCCGACGCTGCGGCGCGGCGGCCAGGCCGAGCCGATGGCGATGCCGCCGATCGATCCGGTGATGGTGCTGGCGTTCGTCGACGAGCTGGTGCCGGGCCCAGGCCGGGCCGCCCTCGACGACAAGGGCAGCGCCGAGATCACGCACGCGGTCGGCGCCGACGCCTACGCGATCGCGATCGAGCGCACGACCGTCGGCTTCCGGCTGCTGGTGCGCCCGACCCGTCCGCTGCTCGCGGTCGCGGTCGCGCCCCCGACGTCGCCGCCCCGCAGCCGCCCGCCGACCCCGGCGCCGCACGCCGTGGGGCCCACGGTCACGCCGATCATCGCGCCCCCGCCCCCGGCCGCGCCGGCCGCGCGGACGTCGGCGAGGTCGGCCGACGCGACGCCGCTGCTCGCCGCGATCGAGCACGCCGCCGCCCGGCGCGCGTCCGACCTGCTGCTGTCGAGCGGCCTGCCGCCGCGGGCCCGCATCGACGGCGATCTGATCGAGCTCGACGACGCCGCGCCCGACGACGCCGCGCTGCTGGCGCTGGTCGCGCACCTCGGCGGCGACGGCGCGGCCGCCGAGCTCACCCGCGACGGCGCGGTCGATTTCGGCGCCACCGTCGGCGACACCCGCGTGCGCGGCCACGGGTTCCAGCACGAGCGCGGCCTGGCCGTCGCCATCCGCGTGCTGCGCACCGACGTCCCGAGCATGACCAGCCTCGGCCTGCCCGAGGATCTGACCAGCCTGATCGGCCATCGCTCGGGCCTGGTGCTCATCGCCGGCCCCACCGGCTCGGGCAAGTCGACGACGCTGGTCGCGCTGGTCGCGCACCTCAACCACACCCGCGCCCGCCACGTGATCACGCTCGAGGATCCGATCGAGTTCCTGCACGCGCCCGATCGCTGCCTGATCCACCAGCGCGAGATCGGGCGCCACGCCGCCAGCTTCGCGACCGGGCTGCGCGCGGCCCTGCGCGAGGCGCCCGACGTGATCGTCGTCGGGGAGCTGCGCGATCCCGAGACCATCGCGATCGCCGCGACCGCGGCCGAGACCGGCCACCTCGTGCTCGGCACGGTCCACGCGGCCGGCGCCGGCGGCGCGATCGATCGCCTGATCGACGCCTACCCGCCGCACCAGCAGGCCCAGGCCCGCAGCCAGCTCGCGGCGACCCTGCGGTGCGTCGTGACCCAGTACCTCCTGCCCGCGCGCTCGGGCGGCCGCGCGGTCGCGATCGAGCGCGTCCCGATCACCACCGCGGTCGCCGCGCTGATCCGCAACGACGACCTGCAGATGCTGGGCACCCACGTCCAGACCGGCCGCGACGCCGGCATGGTGCCGCTCGAGCGCAGCCTCGCCCGGCTGGTGCGCGCGGGGGTGGTCGAGCCAGCGCTGGCCCGGGCGACCGCGATCGACCTCGACTACCTCGAGCGCGCGATCAAGAGCTGA
- a CDS encoding sigma 54-interacting transcriptional regulator — MTGQEVDARALPLTGRVMIGRAADADVHVEHASVSRNHVVLELREDGITAIDQGGANGTTLRGVRLPAGVPVEIAPNEALGAGDLVLVVQELRGLLAGPAAPVRPSGAVAPSGHAPIVLDPAMRRLYELAARLARGTISTLIIGETGTGKEVLAEYVHRASPRADGPLIRVNCAAFAEGLFESELFGHERGAFTGAVRDHQGLLEAAAGGTVVLDEVGELPPAFQAKLLRVLEDRRVVRVGATTPIAVDVRFVAATNRDLEAAVADGGFRRDLYFRLAGAVLAVPPLRERPDEIVALAHAFLADAGRRLARPGLGLDDAALPALRRHLWPGNVRELKNVIERAALVADGDRITVAELGLTGAGSTAAPAAARAPADVPLADALATVERDRIVAALAQCQGNQTQAATLLGMPRRTFVKRLDQYGLARPRKR; from the coding sequence ATGACCGGGCAGGAGGTCGACGCGCGCGCGCTGCCCCTGACCGGGCGGGTGATGATCGGGCGGGCCGCCGACGCCGACGTCCACGTCGAGCACGCGTCGGTGTCGCGCAACCACGTCGTCCTCGAGCTGCGCGAGGACGGCATCACCGCGATCGACCAGGGCGGCGCCAACGGCACGACCCTGCGCGGCGTACGCCTGCCGGCGGGCGTGCCGGTCGAGATCGCGCCCAACGAGGCGCTCGGCGCCGGCGATCTGGTGCTCGTGGTCCAGGAGCTGCGGGGCCTGCTGGCCGGGCCGGCGGCGCCGGTGCGCCCGTCCGGCGCGGTCGCGCCCAGCGGCCACGCGCCGATCGTGCTCGATCCGGCGATGCGGCGCCTGTACGAGCTCGCCGCCCGGCTCGCGCGCGGCACGATCAGCACGCTGATCATCGGCGAGACCGGCACCGGCAAGGAGGTGCTCGCCGAGTACGTCCACCGGGCCTCGCCCCGGGCCGACGGGCCGCTGATCCGCGTCAACTGCGCGGCCTTCGCCGAGGGCCTGTTCGAGAGCGAGCTGTTCGGGCACGAGCGCGGCGCGTTCACCGGCGCGGTGCGCGACCACCAGGGGCTGCTCGAGGCCGCCGCCGGCGGCACGGTCGTGCTCGACGAGGTCGGCGAGCTGCCGCCGGCGTTCCAGGCCAAGCTCTTGCGCGTGCTCGAGGATCGGCGCGTCGTGCGGGTCGGCGCGACCACGCCGATCGCCGTCGACGTCCGGTTCGTGGCCGCGACCAACCGCGATCTCGAGGCCGCGGTCGCCGACGGCGGCTTCCGCCGCGATCTGTACTTCCGCCTGGCCGGCGCGGTGCTCGCGGTGCCGCCGCTGCGCGAGCGCCCCGACGAGATCGTCGCGCTCGCGCACGCGTTCCTCGCCGACGCCGGGCGCCGCCTCGCGCGCCCCGGGCTCGGCCTCGACGACGCCGCGCTGCCCGCGCTGCGCCGGCACCTGTGGCCCGGCAACGTCCGCGAGCTCAAGAACGTGATCGAGCGGGCCGCGCTGGTGGCCGACGGCGATCGGATCACGGTCGCGGAGCTCGGGCTCACCGGCGCCGGGTCGACCGCCGCGCCCGCGGCCGCGCGAGCGCCCGCGGACGTGCCGCTGGCCGACGCGCTGGCGACGGTCGAGCGCGATCGCATCGTCGCGGCGCTGGCGCAGTGTCAGGGTAACCAGACCCAGGCGGCGACGCTGCTCGGGATGCCGCGCCGCACGTTCGTCAAGCGCCTCGACCAGTACGGCCTGGCGCGGCCGCGCAAGCGCTGA
- a CDS encoding MarR family transcriptional regulator codes for MLRDDVLDLLSSHDHDDLAEGARAIGRDLANRRGDAVDAVRRHIEAHPGVDDYARGFTRAIEEIASSFTIAGGEVDELTPIVRAISLRAGWRKVLEALADGAARPSELALRTQLSRSRISHVLGGLERAELIERPRAEPPGDGRERPCRLSPLGYRALTAGERPTAVSGADLDAGVVATTYLLAKLLGRGRSSRAALEDALVEHLDRAAIPRVVDTALRAARNAGLAVVGPDQAVTLAELHLQDVVADALADALGDDRPAIPVIDLARARAPIGGLVVVRSELMRSRWDIAIAKRGLDDLRLIASADWLTGEVDQIAPRDRPFAMVYDSPSLARSERTSEHARALLHRADSVHCYAVAGTVLPEGIAAIEVA; via the coding sequence ATGCTGCGCGACGATGTCCTCGACCTGCTCTCCTCCCACGACCACGATGACCTCGCCGAGGGCGCCCGCGCCATCGGTCGCGATCTCGCCAACCGCCGCGGCGACGCGGTCGACGCGGTCCGTCGCCACATCGAGGCCCACCCGGGCGTCGACGACTACGCGCGCGGCTTCACCCGCGCGATCGAGGAGATCGCGTCGAGCTTCACGATCGCCGGCGGCGAGGTCGACGAGCTGACGCCGATCGTCCGCGCCATCTCGCTGCGCGCGGGCTGGCGCAAGGTGCTCGAGGCGCTGGCCGACGGCGCGGCCCGGCCCAGCGAGCTGGCGCTGCGGACCCAGCTGTCGCGCAGCCGGATCAGCCACGTCCTCGGCGGCCTCGAGCGCGCCGAGCTGATCGAGCGCCCGCGGGCCGAGCCGCCCGGCGACGGCCGCGAGCGCCCGTGTCGATTGTCACCGCTGGGCTACCGCGCGCTCACCGCCGGCGAGCGCCCGACCGCGGTGTCGGGCGCCGACCTCGACGCCGGCGTCGTCGCGACCACGTACCTGCTGGCCAAGCTGCTCGGCCGCGGCCGCTCGTCCCGGGCCGCGCTCGAGGACGCGCTGGTCGAGCACCTCGACCGCGCGGCGATCCCGCGGGTGGTCGACACCGCCCTGCGCGCCGCCCGCAACGCCGGGCTGGCGGTGGTCGGCCCCGACCAGGCGGTCACGCTGGCGGAGCTGCACCTGCAGGACGTCGTGGCCGATGCCCTCGCCGACGCGCTCGGCGACGACCGCCCGGCCATCCCGGTGATCGATCTGGCGCGGGCGCGAGCGCCGATCGGCGGCCTGGTGGTGGTGCGTTCCGAGCTGATGCGGTCGCGCTGGGACATCGCGATCGCCAAGCGCGGCCTCGACGACCTGCGGCTGATCGCCTCGGCCGACTGGCTGACCGGCGAGGTCGATCAGATCGCGCCGCGCGATCGCCCGTTCGCGATGGTCTACGACAGCCCGTCGCTGGCGCGGTCCGAGCGCACGAGCGAGCACGCCCGGGCGCTGCTCCACCGGGCCGACAGCGTCCACTGCTACGCGGTCGCCGGCACCGTGCTGCCCGAGGGCATCGCCGCGATCGAGGTCGCGTGA
- a CDS encoding VWA domain-containing protein: MTVRSMFLGSFAAVMMIACGGGSGGDDDDQDASTLDAANCVSDGCAPELVCNPSNGACEPIACSMHTDCPMGTYCGPAGVCTPSNTGGPCANDDSCTNGETCIGGFCACAGQQFAAEGVPPNVLIVLDRSGSMGTAIGGVSKWQIAVTAIQNLLASHGNQVRFGLDLYEPPAGGSCAAGAIVVGVGPTDATAISNALAGTGPGGLTPIGSTLAALATYPGLHDPARENYVLLLTDGEETCSGDGIGAATALRNGTPEIKTFVVGFGSGVDATFLDAVATAGGTARVGGPPYYYQADDAMSLNDAFDAIGSAVLSCTYTLSGAPDLDTMFIRFDGVDILRDQTHVNGWDYDSATNQLTFYGAACAALRGGDVTDLVVGSGCSVG; this comes from the coding sequence ATGACTGTTCGCTCGATGTTCCTGGGATCGTTCGCCGCTGTCATGATGATCGCGTGTGGTGGTGGTTCGGGCGGTGACGACGACGACCAGGACGCGAGCACGCTCGACGCCGCAAACTGCGTGTCCGATGGCTGCGCGCCCGAGCTGGTGTGCAACCCGAGCAACGGCGCCTGCGAGCCGATCGCGTGCAGCATGCACACCGACTGCCCGATGGGCACGTACTGCGGCCCGGCCGGGGTGTGCACGCCCAGCAACACCGGCGGCCCGTGCGCCAACGACGACAGCTGCACCAACGGCGAGACCTGCATCGGCGGGTTCTGCGCCTGTGCCGGGCAGCAGTTCGCCGCCGAGGGCGTGCCGCCGAACGTGCTGATCGTCCTCGATCGCTCGGGCAGCATGGGCACGGCGATCGGTGGCGTCAGCAAGTGGCAGATCGCCGTCACGGCCATCCAGAACCTGCTGGCCAGCCACGGCAACCAGGTCCGGTTCGGCCTCGACCTGTACGAGCCCCCGGCGGGCGGCTCGTGCGCGGCGGGCGCGATCGTCGTCGGCGTCGGCCCGACCGACGCCACCGCGATCTCGAACGCGCTGGCCGGGACCGGCCCGGGCGGCCTCACGCCGATCGGCAGCACGCTCGCGGCGCTGGCCACCTACCCCGGGCTCCACGACCCCGCGCGCGAGAACTACGTGCTGCTGCTGACCGACGGCGAGGAGACCTGCAGCGGCGACGGCATCGGCGCGGCCACCGCGCTGCGCAACGGCACGCCCGAGATCAAGACGTTCGTGGTCGGGTTCGGCAGCGGCGTCGACGCCACGTTCCTCGACGCGGTCGCGACCGCCGGCGGCACCGCCCGCGTCGGCGGCCCGCCGTACTACTACCAGGCCGACGACGCGATGTCGCTCAACGACGCCTTCGACGCGATCGGCTCGGCGGTGCTGTCGTGCACGTACACGCTGTCGGGCGCGCCCGACCTCGACACGATGTTCATCCGGTTCGACGGCGTCGACATCCTCCGCGACCAGACCCACGTCAACGGCTGGGACTACGACTCGGCCACCAACCAGCTCACGTTCTACGGCGCCGCCTGCGCGGCGCTGCGCGGCGGCGACGTCACCGATCTGGTCGTCGGCAGCGGCTGCTCGGTCGGCTGA